The sequence CTGCTTCGGGACCTTTTCCTGGATGTAATGGAGAGCTTCCTGCCAAACCGTGTCGACGCTCATAACCCTATAATTTTCCTATACACAGGTTTATACACACCTGTGGATAACGAAACAATTTGTGCTGAATTCCCTCTTCCAAGGATGGTAAACAGGTGGCTGATTACCATGTCCCTCCGGATCTTGTCGAGCCGCACCCGGTCACTTCCATTTTCATACACATGTTATCCCTTGCGACCTTCACATGATTCCAGAGGAAATCCCCAAGGTCATCCGCAAAGACCGCTCACAAATTCCACTTACTTTCCAACAATATAGTGTCTCTTCACACTATACCCAGCCCCTACTACTACTCCGACTGCTCCGACTATCTTTCTCTCTTAGGTGAGATCATAAGAAGTCAGAGCACGATAACCTTTGGATGACGATAGGCTAATTCCAAGAGGTCCTCCGCCGTTAGAGCCTGACCGGAACTCTGCTCGGCTCCAGGGTTATCACAGAGCACTTCGGCAAAATGCGTTGAAGAAGACAAGGCCTTCTCAACCCCAATCACCGATGAAGACACATCGCTCTGCGAGAGCAAACTCGGTTCAACAGTCTGAAGGGGACATCTCACAACATAAAGAGCTGAAGTCATATCCAATCCCCCAAACCGCTAAAAAACCAGTGTGCGATCGACAGATTCGAGAAACGCTCGAATAGCCTCGGAAGTCTCATATCGGGCAGAAAACTGTGATTGCACCAGTGATCGATCTGTATCAGATTGAAGAATAAAGGGGATTTCGAGATGCTCAATAGAAGGAAGATATTTTTCCAGAATATCGGCATCCACGACATCATCAAGATCTTCGGATAAGAGGCGCACGGCATCGTGCAGCAACACGACCGTCGTTTCATGGGTCCCAGCTACAAGACCCAGGGCAATCCGCAAGGCTTCTACCGGACGATGAGTCTGTCGGGGGTCTTCTCGAATCACCACAGCCACTTTTTTTGCCATAACGGAAGTCTCAACGAGAGTTAGGTGAATGCGAGAAACTGATCGCACGCATCGATGATGCCGGAAAGCACGACGAGCCCGCATAAAGAGATTTTGTCCGATATGCCGTCTGTCGGGACATGATGTTGCTGGCATCCATAAGCACAGGCAAAGAGCTTCACGCCGCGAGCAGCCAATTCTTCATAACGGGCATCGCGAATGTTCTTTACGCCTTCATCGATGAGGTACAGATATACCTCATCATTCCGGCGGAGAGCAGCCTGAGACAGGTGATAAACCGTATCGACACTGGCATGTGTCGGCGGGACAGAAAGCAGCAATCCAAGCTTCCGATTGCTCATAGGAAATCCACAGATATTTATATAAATTAATCAAACACTTAGAAAATTACACACAGGCGAGAGCGTACGAACTTTCGAGAGGAAAGTCAACCGCAAAAACAGTCACTTATGAGGGAAATATCAGCGGCTTGATTGAAGCGACCACAGCCGACAGAGGGACGTCGGATTGCCCCTTCGTCTCCATATTTCGTAGAAGCGCCAATCCCTTCGTCACTTCATCATCGCCGATCATGAGGGTATAACGGCACTTCAAACGATCAGCCTGGCGAAGATGGGCTTTCAGAGTATTGGATCGGAAATCGACGACGGCCCGGATACCGGCCCGGCGAAGATCTTGTAACACAGTAAAACCGATCGGAGCCCCCTGATCGCCGAATCCTGCCACGTAGACGGTCATATCTCCAGCCGGTGGCGGAGTCTGACTCTCCGGGAGCATCATCGTGACTCGTTCGATGCCGACAGCGAACCCGACGGCCGGAGTCGGAGGCCCACCGAGCGTTTCAACGAGCCCGTCATACCGTCCGCCAGCTCCAACTGCGTTTTGGGCGCCGAGGCTCGTCGTGGTCACCTCAAACGTCGTCAGACAATAGTAATCCAGCCCGCGAACCAGCCGATGATTGAGATGATAGGGGATGCCCAGGGTGTCGAGCCCTTTCAACACCGCGTCAAAATAGGTACGGGCCTTGTCCGACATCGATTCGGCCAGTTTCGGCGCCGCTTCCGTGGCGGCCTTACAGTCCGGCACCTTGCAGTCCAACACCCGCAAGGGATTCGTGTCGATCCGCCGCTGGCAATTCACGCAGAGTTTATCCACCAATGGCCGAAGGTAGGCGACCAGCGTGGGCCGGTAGGCCTCGCGGTCGCTGGTATAGCCCAGGTTGTTAATTTCCAGGGTCAGGGCCGGAAGCGTGAGATCCGACAGGAGTTGCCAGAGGAGCGCGATCGTTTCGACGTCGGCGCGCGGGTCGGCCATGCCGAAGGATTCCACGCCGAATTGGTGGAACTGCCGCAGCCGGCCGGCTTGCGGCCGCTCATGGCGGAACATCGGACCAAAGTAAAAATATTTCTGGGGCAGGGGATCCGCCGCGCGATTGTGTTCGATATAGGCCCGGACCGTGCCGGCCGTGCCCTCCGGCCGGAGCGTCAGCGACGTCCCGTCCCGGTCCTGGAACGTGTACATTTCTTTTTCGACGATGTCCGTCGAGGCGCCGATACTCCGGGCAAACAGCGTCGTCACTTCGAAAATCGGGACGCGGATTTCCTGAAACCCGAAGGTCGTGGCCCAATGCCGGGCCTTGTCCTCGATGAACCGCCAGCGCGGCGATTCCTCGGGAAGCAGATCTTTGACGCCCTTGATGCCCTTGATCATCATGCTGTGCTCCGCACAAGGTGAGAGGTTGCGAAGCGTGGGGCAAGATCTCCTCTTGCCTCGTGCCTCTGGCCCCTCGCCAATGGGGACGGACTATAACGGCGCATTCCGCGGCAAGTCAACGGATCGGAGCTTGCGCCTCGCCCACACGGGGGGTATAGTTCGGCCCTCGCGGATGTCGTCACCGAACCGGGGCCTGTCGTCCAAGACAGCCCGATGAACCGGGGCCTAGATCAACGCATGAATCAGGATCAATCCAGCCGTCGCGTCATCGCCCTGGCCCCCATGCCGCCGGAGAAATCCGCCTACGCCCTGGCGCGCTACAGCCGCTCGCCCGATTCCATCGAGAGCAGCATCCGGTGGGTCCACGGCCACTCGTCGGAAAAATTCTGGGACCAGTTCTATTTCGACTACGGCCACGCGTCGATCGCCGACCTCGGTCATGTCATCATCTGTTTTGAAGGCATCTCCGAACTGGCGGCCATCCGCCTCGAAGACGAACCCCTCTGGGACGGGCAGGCGAAATCCAGCCGCTACCAAAACTTCGCCTCCGGCTCCTGGTACATTCCGGATTCCCTGCGCGGATCGGAAACCGAAGGCACCTATGAAGGCATACTGCGCAGCCTTTCAGAAGTCTACAAGCTCTTGCACCAGCCGCTGACCCAGTTTCTCACCGAACGGGAGCCGCGTCCCGAGTCCATGAAACCGGCGGACTATCAGCGGACCATCGCCGCCCGCGCCTTCGACGTCACGCGCTATCTGTTGCCGCTGGCCGCACGGACGAACGTCGGGCAGGTCGTGAGCATCCGCACGCTGGAGAAGCAGATCACCAGACTCTTGTCCTCACAGATGCCCGAGCTGCGCCTCATCGGGGAGGATCTGAAAGAGGCCTGCCAGCGCGCGCCGGTGAATCTCTGGGGCGAACTCAGCGGCCAGGGCGCCGGGCTCAGCGAACCGCTCGCGCCGACGCTCGCGCGCCATGCCAAGCCGAACGACTATCAAGTCTCCGTCTATCAGGATCTCGCCCGCTATGCCAAAGAAGCCTTGAAGGGCACGGGCCTGGACCAACCGGCGAACTGGGGCGAGCAAGAACCGGTCGATCTGATCGAGCCGCACGATCCCATGGACGAGATCGTGGCCACGCTGCTCTATCGCGTTTCCCACGCGCCCTATCGCAGTATCCTCGCCGTGGTGCGGAACTGGTCGCAGAAGCAGAAGCAGGAGACCATCGACGTTGCCATGAGCAAGCGCGGCCCCTACGACGAACTCATCAAGGAGTTCCGCAGCGGCTACGCCTTTACCTTCGACATTTTGATGGACATCGGCGGCTGGCGCGATATGCACCGGCACCGGCGCTGCCAGCAGATCCAGCAGAACTTCACGACTCTCCATGGCTATGACGTGCCGCCGCCGCTCGTGCAGGCGGGGCTGGATCAGGAATACCGGCAGGCCATGAACGCCGTGCGCAGCGACATCGAGCAGTTGAAGAAAACCAGCGCCGAGGGTTCGCTCTACGCCACGCCCTTTGGCTTCAAGGTCCGCTGCCTCTTCAAGATGGACTATGCCGAGGCCGAATACATCGCCAAGCTGCGCTCCGGCGTCAAAGGCCATTGGTCCTATCGCACCATCGCCTGGCTCATGAAACACAAACTCGCGGCGCGCTACCCCGCGCTGGGCGACCGCATCCAAGCCACATCGCCCGACATCGAAGACACCCTCACCAGATAACTGAGTACCGGCTCGCCCTATGTCTGACCATCAAGCACAATGTGAAGCGGCCCTCCTCGACGGACAGTGGGACCTGGCCGAATCGGAAGCCCGCGCCTGGGCCCGCCATCTCCCGGCAGGGGTCGAAAAAGATCCCCGCCCGCATTTCGTGTTCAACGTCGTCTACCTCATCCGCGGCCAGTTCGCCGACGCCTGGCAGACCCATGCCCGCTGCCTGCAAGAAGCCGACGACATTGCGGAAGTCAGAACATGGGTGGAAGGGTTCGTCGGCCAGCAGCAGGAGAACGCCCACGCCCATCTCGTCATGGGCCTGTTCCTCGCCCAGTCCGGCGAGTCGGAACAATCCATGAAGTCGTACAAAGAAGCCGTGCGGCTGGCGCCCGAGTCGGCCTATCCGCATTACTTCCTCGCCCAGATCCACGAGCGGGCCAACCATCTGGAAATGGCGATCAAGGAATATCGCGAAGCCGTCCGCCTCGCGCCCGGCTACGCGCCGGCCCGCACGAACCTCGGCGTGGCCTATCAGGAGCAGGGCCGCCTCGAAATGGCCATCCCGCAATACCGCGAAGTCATCAAGCTCAACCCCGAGGATCACGTCGCCCACGCCAACCTCGCCTGCGCTCTCGCGGAGCAAGGCAAGATGGAAGCGGCCGTGCAGTCGTACAAGACGGCGCTGAAGCTGAATCCGAAAGACGCCGAAGTCCACTTCGCATTGGGCGGGTTGTACGAAACGCGCGGGCGCTTAGATCTGGCGGATCGATCCTATCGCGAGGCGCTGGAGGCCAACCCCGATTTCGGACCCGCGCACTCGGCGCTGGGCTGGCTCGCGCTCAGGAAGCAGAAATTCCAGGACGCGCAAGAAATGTTCAGCCGCGCCCTGAAGTGCAACGAAGAAGATCCCCGCGCCTACCACGGCATCGCCGAACTCTACGCCATCCGCGGCAAGCGCCAGAGCGCGATGGAAAACTACTCCAAGGCGGTGAAGTACTACCGTGATCCCGAAATGCGCAACGCGCTCATGAATCAGTTGTTTCAAGAAGGCCAAGTGCCGGATTAGGGCCCGCGCTCTCTTCGTTCCTCGCTCGCCGAGCGCGCACGCAGGAACCATCGGATTTCTACATCATGGTCGGTGCTCGCTCAATGCGCGCGGTCGAACGAAAAGATCGCGGACCCTTTTGATGTGTGGGGGAGCAATGACATCAGGGAATTTCAAACTTACCCGTGTTTCAGGGCAGCCAGTTGGTGATGCTGAGCTTCTCGATGACTTGAGGCGGGTTTGCGAAATGCTTGGTTCTTCGACCATATCCATGACGAAATACCGCGAACATGGCCAATATGAAGATACCACTGTTGCGAGACGCTTTGGCACTTGGAACAACGCGCTGCTCAAAGCCGGTCTTCATCTCTCAAATGAAGTCAATCTCTCCGATGATCGTTTATTCGAGAATATTCTGACGCTCTGGCAACACTACGGTCGACAACCACGACGGAGTGAGCTTGCAAAGCCACCGTCACAAGTTTCGCAAACTCCTTATAATAGACGATTTGGTTCATGGACTGCGGCCTTAGGAGCTTTCGTGGAGTATGCAAACGCTGGAGGCACCGAAGCACCAACAGTGTCAGAAAAAGGCAGAAGCCAAACAAAGACAGGACGCGACCCATCACTTCGACTTCGGTGGCATGTCTTGCAGCGAGACAGATTCACTTGCTGCGCTTGCGGAGCAAGCCCAGCGCTATCTCAGGGTGTCGAACTTCATATAGACCACATAGTTCCGTGGAGCAAATGTGGAGCAACGGTTTTGGAAAATTTGCAGACCCTTTGCTCAGAGTGTAATCTTGGCAAATCCAACATACATGGGAGCTAACAACTGCATCGAGAGCGAGACCGGGGGGAATTTTCAGCAGCCGATTAGGGCAGTCCGAGCGAGTGCATGAAACTTTCGACAGTGGTGGTGTAGTCGCTGGGGAGGCCCAGCTCTTTGTTGATCTCTCCGTGCTTCATCTCCACCGGCAGCACCACGGCTCGCCCACCTTCGATGCAAATGGCTGGGCTTGCGGGCAGGCGTCGTTACGCGATTGCTAGCATCAAATGCCCGACAGATTTGGAAGCGGGCTTTACCTTGATTTCGATGTCATAGCCGAGCCGATTCAGGCAATCCATCAGTTTGCGTTCGGATAGGTTGGAGAAGTCGCCACGCATCATGCCAGAGACCTTGGGTTGGGTGATCCCCATGCGCGTTGCTGCTTCGTGCTGGGTCAGCCCTTGCTGGCGAATGGCCTTCCTGATCTCAATCACCAACCCTGTCTTGATCTTGAGCTTGTCGGCATCGGGCAGGCCCAAGTCAGCGAAGACATTGCCAGAACTGCGTTGCACTTCGACTCCATCAATGACTCGTTTTTTCATGTCGTAGATCCTTTGCAAGCGCCTCGGCCACTTTGAGCCTGGCGTGAATGATGGCTCTATCCTCTTTCGGCGTTGCGATGCCACGCTTACTCTTTTTTTGGAAGCAATGCAGAACAAAGACCGCTTCTTCGAACTTCACGGTATATACAGCACGATAGGTGCCGCTCCTATCGTATTCGACAACCTCAAGCACTCCGGCGCTGCCAAAACCCGTGAGCACCTTCGCCGCATCGTGTTGATCACCGGCTTGAGCAAGCGAAAGAGCGTACCCGAAGAATCGCCTGACGGCGGCGGGTAATGCCATCAGATCTTTGTAGCTACTGCCTATCCATTCGAGAGGCCTTTCGGTAGGAGCCATACCCCGATTATACCTGAACGAGTATATTCCGCAAGTACCCGATCAGTTCAAATGCGGGTTTTCTCGGGCTTCGGTGACCGCTCATGGCCGATGGCAGTCCTCGACCCAAAGCGGAAGTTCATGACCGACCTCTAGCAGAAGGGGGGCTAACGCCGATCCGCATAAGAACCCGTGATAAATGGTCCCACCATCGCAACTCATTGAAACAACAACGAGCATGACGTATTCTTCACGAACAGTAGTGGCGTGTCATACGGACAGAAATGGTCTGATCCAGCTCTTACGCGGATCCGTCTAAACACTGTTAGCCAGCCTGGTGCTGTGCATCCATCATGACGAACCCGGAAGATCGATGTCACCCGCTCATCGCTAAGCGCCTAATGAGCCTGCAGCAAGCTCTGATGGCCCTATTCGATGCCGGCTCAACAATGAGTACCGCCAGCCGGGGTGCCGAGCGCGAGCTTTTCGTTTCAAGCTTTCTCGCCCAGGTCTTCCCGCCAACGGTACGATTTGGGTCTGGGGATATCACAGATGTCCGCCACCGTGTTTCGGGCCAGGTAGACATTATCGTTGAAGCGCCCGCGCTCTTTAGTTTTCCTGCAGTCATCGGCGGTCCTCGCCTTTACCTCGCTGAGGGCGTCGCTGCCGCAATAGAAGTGAAGTCAAATATTTCAAATCAATGGGAAGAAGTAGTGACGAAGCGCAAATCCGTCCGCGAGCTTAGTGTTCTCGAGCGCAAGTATTCTCGTGAAGAAAAGTTGGCGTTGCTCCAAAATCTATACCCAGGCCGTGCGGTAACTCCGCTTGACTCACCCGCTGACGCAGTGAAAGAAAAGAAGGGCGGTGTTCCGTTTATTTGCATCGGGTTTGAAGGGTGGAGCGATCTGGACACGGTCCGCGCTCACGCCAGTGAGGTTGACGCAATTTTCGTGTTGCGCCATTGCCTCTACGCTGGCGCTGGTGGCTCAGCGAAAGGACCAGTGGCGATCCTAATGTTCCTAGAGTATCTGTCTTCCTTGATTCAAACCGCATCGGTTACGATCTATCCGACTTTTCACTATGGACTAATGTCACAACTCCATGCTGAGCATCCTGGACTACTTCTCGAGGAAGCGAGTGACAAGTCGCCGAAATTAGTCGACGAAACATGAGGCTGGCTAACAACATCGTCGAGCGGACCGGCCCAGAGCGGCCGGCCGCTCACGATGAACGTTAATGCGACCGGGCTGAGGACCGCTTTATGGCTGTGCGATCTCGGCGTCGAACTTCCACTCTTGGCCGGATACCGACGGTCGCAAAATGGCCATTGACCGTCTGATTCATGAACCCAGGACTTCTAGTTTGGCAGGCTGGAATCTCGAAGGTTTGGGGACGCAGATTTTGTGGACAAATGAATGAGAACGTAGCTGGAGGGAAGTTTTCAGTAGCCGATTAAGGTAATCCTAGCGAGCGCATGAACGTTTCGACGGTATTGGTGTAGTCGCTGGGGAGGCCCAGTTCTTTGTTGATCTCACCGTGCTTCATATCCACCGGCAGCACCACGGCTCGCCCGCCTAAGTTGACCACCTTCGACGCAAATGGCTGGGCTTGCGGGCAGGCGTCATCACGGCGGGTGGAGCAGACCAGCAGCATCGGCGCCGGTGCGGTGGTCAGACGGTGGTAGGGTGATCCGTCAGTCCAGAACGCACGGTCCTTGCCGAACGCCCGATCATACATACGATGGTGCTTGCCCTGCATGATCTCGACGAGGTCGTAGGCGGCGCTGTCGAGTACGATCGTTCCGAGTCCTGGGGTGCCGCCCTGTTTTGTGACGATGCGTGGGTCCGCTGCCAGCAGGGATACCAGATGGGCCCCGGCTGAATGCCCCAGTAGCACCACCTTAGTGGGATCGCCTCCCCACGAGGGGGCCTTGGCCTGCACGAAGGCCAGGGCATGGGCGATGTCGTCGGCCTGGTCGAGCGGGTTGGGATGCTTCGACATGCGGTAGTTTGTCGAGACGAGGAGATAGCCCTTGGGCAACCAGTGCGCGACTTTGTTCGACACGAAA comes from Nitrospira sp. and encodes:
- a CDS encoding DsrE family protein, coding for MAKKVAVVIREDPRQTHRPVEALRIALGLVAGTHETTVVLLHDAVRLLSEDLDDVVDADILEKYLPSIEHLEIPFILQSDTDRSLVQSQFSARYETSEAIRAFLESVDRTLVF
- a CDS encoding helix-turn-helix transcriptional regulator; protein product: MKKRVIDGVEVQRSSGNVFADLGLPDADKLKIKTGLVIEIRKAIRQQGLTQHEAATRMGITQPKVSGMMRGDFSNLSERKLMDCLNRLGYDIEIKVKPASKSVGHLMLAIA
- a CDS encoding FAD-dependent thymidylate synthase — encoded protein: MNQDQSSRRVIALAPMPPEKSAYALARYSRSPDSIESSIRWVHGHSSEKFWDQFYFDYGHASIADLGHVIICFEGISELAAIRLEDEPLWDGQAKSSRYQNFASGSWYIPDSLRGSETEGTYEGILRSLSEVYKLLHQPLTQFLTEREPRPESMKPADYQRTIAARAFDVTRYLLPLAARTNVGQVVSIRTLEKQITRLLSSQMPELRLIGEDLKEACQRAPVNLWGELSGQGAGLSEPLAPTLARHAKPNDYQVSVYQDLARYAKEALKGTGLDQPANWGEQEPVDLIEPHDPMDEIVATLLYRVSHAPYRSILAVVRNWSQKQKQETIDVAMSKRGPYDELIKEFRSGYAFTFDILMDIGGWRDMHRHRRCQQIQQNFTTLHGYDVPPPLVQAGLDQEYRQAMNAVRSDIEQLKKTSAEGSLYATPFGFKVRCLFKMDYAEAEYIAKLRSGVKGHWSYRTIAWLMKHKLAARYPALGDRIQATSPDIEDTLTR
- a CDS encoding DsrE family protein, whose product is MSNRKLGLLLSVPPTHASVDTVYHLSQAALRRNDEVYLYLIDEGVKNIRDARYEELAARGVKLFACAYGCQQHHVPTDGISDKISLCGLVVLSGIIDACDQFLAFT
- a CDS encoding type II toxin-antitoxin system RelE/ParE family toxin, with the translated sequence MALPAAVRRFFGYALSLAQAGDQHDAAKVLTGFGSAGVLEVVEYDRSGTYRAVYTVKFEEAVFVLHCFQKKSKRGIATPKEDRAIIHARLKVAEALAKDLRHEKTSH
- a CDS encoding tetratricopeptide repeat protein, with translation MSDHQAQCEAALLDGQWDLAESEARAWARHLPAGVEKDPRPHFVFNVVYLIRGQFADAWQTHARCLQEADDIAEVRTWVEGFVGQQQENAHAHLVMGLFLAQSGESEQSMKSYKEAVRLAPESAYPHYFLAQIHERANHLEMAIKEYREAVRLAPGYAPARTNLGVAYQEQGRLEMAIPQYREVIKLNPEDHVAHANLACALAEQGKMEAAVQSYKTALKLNPKDAEVHFALGGLYETRGRLDLADRSYREALEANPDFGPAHSALGWLALRKQKFQDAQEMFSRALKCNEEDPRAYHGIAELYAIRGKRQSAMENYSKAVKYYRDPEMRNALMNQLFQEGQVPD
- the hisS gene encoding histidine--tRNA ligase → MMIKGIKGVKDLLPEESPRWRFIEDKARHWATTFGFQEIRVPIFEVTTLFARSIGASTDIVEKEMYTFQDRDGTSLTLRPEGTAGTVRAYIEHNRAADPLPQKYFYFGPMFRHERPQAGRLRQFHQFGVESFGMADPRADVETIALLWQLLSDLTLPALTLEINNLGYTSDREAYRPTLVAYLRPLVDKLCVNCQRRIDTNPLRVLDCKVPDCKAATEAAPKLAESMSDKARTYFDAVLKGLDTLGIPYHLNHRLVRGLDYYCLTTFEVTTTSLGAQNAVGAGGRYDGLVETLGGPPTPAVGFAVGIERVTMMLPESQTPPPAGDMTVYVAGFGDQGAPIGFTVLQDLRRAGIRAVVDFRSNTLKAHLRQADRLKCRYTLMIGDDEVTKGLALLRNMETKGQSDVPLSAVVASIKPLIFPS
- a CDS encoding alpha/beta hydrolase, whose product is MMKRVLLSMLMLVGLVGIFTSASGGPLRDWIEERRDSRRAATPPNEASELETDDRSTTNVPLPAGARFEGDLSYGTDPQQRLDVYLPAQAKGAPILFMVHGGAWMLGDKGASNFVSNKVAHWLPKGYLLVSTNYRMSKHPNPLDQADDIAHALAFVQAKAPSWGGDPTKVVLLGHSAGAHLVSLLAADPRIVTKQGGTPGLGTIVLDSAAYDLVEIMQGKHHRMYDRAFGKDRAFWTDGSPYHRLTTAPAPMLLVCSTRRDDACPQAQPFASKVVNLGGRAVVLPVDMKHGEINKELGLPSDYTNTVETFMRSLGLP